The genomic segment GATCAACCGCTGGCTGGTTCTCTCGGCCGGGGTGTTTCTGGTGGGCATGATCCTGCTGACCTGCGCCAATATCGGGCTGCGGATCGCCTGGCTGCCCCTGCGGGGGACCTTCGAGCTGATGGGCTTCTTCGGCGCGCTGGTGACCGCCTTGAGCCTGGCCTACACCCAGGCCCAGCGCGGCCACATCGCCGTGGACGTCCTGATCAACACCTTCCCGCCGGTGGTGCGGCGCCTGCTGGGTCTCATCAACAGCGCCGCATGCGCCGGCTTTTTTGCCCTGGTTGCCTGGCAGCTGGCCGAGAAGGCCGCGGTCCTGCGGCAAACCGGAGAGCTCACCGAAACGCTGCGGGTGCCCTACTATCCTTTCACCTACGGGGTGGCGGCGGGCTGCGCGATGCTGGCGGTGGTGTTTTTGGCGGAGCTCCTCAAGGGGCTGCGCCCCATCCGGGGGGACCGCCGATGAGCCTTACCTGGGTGGGGATATCCGGCATCGGGATCCTGATGTTCATCCTCTTTTTTCTGGGCATGCCGGTGGGCTTTGCCATGGCCATGGTGGGTTTCGGCGGCTTCTGCTACGTGGTCTCGCTCAAGGCCGGACTCAACATGGTGGGCGCGGTCTTTTGGACGACCTTTTCGCAGTACGGCTTGACGGTGATCCCGCTGTTTATCTTCATGGGCCAGATCGCCTATTATTCGGGCGTCAACGAGAAGCTCTACACCGCGGCCTACCGCTGGGTGGGGCATATCCGCGGCGGGTTGGCCATGGCCACCGTGCTGGCCTGCTCGGCCTTTTCCGCCATCTGCGGCTCCAACGCGGCCACCGCCGCGACCATGTCCACGGTGGCGCTGCCCGAGATGCGGAAATACCGTTACAACCCGAAGCTCAGCACCGGGGCCGTGGCCTGCGGCTCCACCCTGGGGGTGGTGATTCCGCCCAGCGTGGTGCTGATCGTGATCGGACTTTCCACCGAGCAGTCGATTGCGCGGCTCTTTTACGGGGGGATCGGGGCGGGCATCGCCCTGACGCTGTTTCTGCTGGGGACCGTTTTTCTAATGTGCCGGCGCCACCCCGACTGGGGCCCGGTGGGCCCGCGCTTCAGCCGCGGCGAGCGGATCGCGGCGCTTTCCGGGGCGCTGGAAATGGCGGTCCTCTTTCTGCTGGTGATGCTGGGCCTATATTTCGGGGCCTTCACGCCGGCCGAGGCCGGCGCTGCCGGCTCGTTTTTCGCCGTGGCGATCAGCCTGGGCCGGGGGCTGCTCTCCTGGCAGGGCTTTTCTTACGCCGTCAAGGACACCCTGCGGATCTCCTGCATGGTGATCGCCATCGTGGCCGGCGCCGTGATCTTCGGCCGCTTCCTGACGGTCACGCGCATCCCGTTTGAGATTGCCGCCTGGGTGGTGGGCCTGCCGGTGCCCAAGGTGACCGTGATCGGCATCATCTTCGTCATCTACATCATCGGCGGCGCCGTGATGGACGCCCTGGCCCTGCTGCTGATCACCATCCCGATCTTCTTTCCGGTTGCCACCCAGCTGGGCTACGACCCCATCTGGTTCGCGGTCACGATCACGGTGATCACCACTCTGGGGGCCGTCACCCCGCCGGTGGGGGCGACCACCTACGTGGTCGGCGCCATGGCCAAGGACGTGCCCCTGGAGGACGTCTTCAAGGGCACCGCCTACTTCCTGCCGGCCTACGTCCTCTGCATCGTTCTATTGATGCTCTTTCCGCAGATCGTGACCTTTCTTCCGCGCCTGATCCCCTGAAGCGGTTTAAAGAAGCCGGCCTGGGGGCACTGCCCCAGCCCGGTTATTCGGCGACGGCCGCCTGGATCTTTTCGGAAAGCTGGCCCATGTCGAAAGGCTTCTGGATAAACCCGTTGCAGCCCCGCGCCAGGATCTCGCTGGCGCGGCCGTCGATGCTGTAGCCGGAGCAGAGCAGCACGCGCACCGCCGGGTCGATGGCCTTGAGGTGGTCGTAGGTCTCGCCGCCGTTCATCCCCGGCATGATCATGTCCAGAATCACCAGGGTCACCTCATCGCGGTGCGCGCGGTAAAGCGCCAGCGCCGCCTGACCGCTTTCGGCGGTCAGCACCCCGTAGCCGAGCTTCCGGACCATGGCGGTGACCACCTCTAAAATCACCGGTTCGTCGTCCACCAGCAGAATCGTCCCCGATCCCTGGTGAAGCTCTTCCGGCAGCGGCGGGGCCTCGGTGACCGCGGTCTCGGTGGCCGGCAGGTAGACGTGGAAAACCGCCCCCTCGCCCCGGCGGCTGAAGACGGTGACGGCGCCGCCGTGGTTCTGGACGATGCCGTAGACCGAGGCCAGCCCCAGGCCGGTGCCGCGCCCCCGCTCCTTGGTGGTGAAAAAAGGGTCGAAGATGCGCGGTTGGATGACGGGGTCGATCCCCTCACCGGTGTCGGCCACCGCGATGCGGACATAGCGCCCGGCGGCCAGACCCAGGGGCCGTGCGACATCCTCCGCCAGATCCCGGTTTTCGGTTGCAACCTCCAGGGTCCCCCCGGCGGGCATGGCCTGCCAGGCATTGACGAACAGGTTGAGCAGCACCTGTTCGATCTGGCTGCGGTCACCGGCCACGGACCAGACCGCCTCCTGGAGGTTGGTCTGAATGTTGATTTCGCGGTGGGTCCGACCGAACATACGGCTGCAGCCGGCGATCAGTCGGTTGAGGTCCACCGGCTTGACGACGTACTTGCCCCCGCGCGCAAAGCCCAGCAGCTGCCGGGTGAGATCGGCGGCGCTGAGGATACAGGCGTCGATGCCCTTCAAGTTTTCGCGGTGCCGGGGCGGGAATTCGGGATCGCACATCATCAGTGAGGTGTGCCCCTGGACCCCCATCAAAAGGTTGTTGAAATCGTGGGCGATGCCGCCGGCCAGGGTGCCGATGGCCTCCATCTTCTGGGCCTGCTTGAGCTGGGCCTCGAGCCTTTCCTTCTCCGCAAAGGCCGCTTTCAACTCGCTGATGTCGCGGGTCACCAGCAGCAGATGGGGCTCATCGCTGATCACCAGCGGGCGGCCGGAAACCAGCCCGGGCAGCACCCGGCCGTCCTTGGCGCAGAAGTCGATCTCCGTGCTGAGCACCTGTCCGCTGCGCCGGAGCTCGGCCATCATCCGCTTGAGGTCGCCGGGGTTTTGCCAGATGCCGATCTCCAGGCTCGTCCGGCCGATGACCTCCTCCCGCTGGAAGCCGGTCACCTGGCTGAAGGCCTGATTGACGTCGCTGTAGGTGCCGTCGGACAGGCGGGTGAGGGTCACCGGGTCAGGCAGCGTCTGGTAGACCGCCCGCAGCCGCTCCTCGCTGGCCCGCAGGGCGATTTCGGCCTCTTTGCGGGCGCTGATGTCGGTGTACACCGCCACAACCCCCTGCAGTTCGCCCTTGACCATGATCGGTGTGCCCGCTGCGATCACCGGGATGGGGCGGCCGTCCTTGGCGTAGCGGACCGTTTCCAGCGGCTTGAATTTTCCGCCGGTCAGCACCAGCCGGGTGATCGCCGCGGCTTCCGGGTAGACGTCCGCGCGGGCCACCAGATCATCCAGATTACGGCCGACGGCCTCCTGGAAGGTGTAGCCGAAAAGATTTTCGGCCCCGGGGTTCCATTCCAGAACGCGGTGCTGGGTATCCAGCGTAACGATGGCGTCGGGGGCATGGAAAAGAATCGACTCCAGGAACCTCTGGCGCTTGACGAGCTCCTCCTCGGCCTGCTTGCGGGCAGTGATGTCCTCGGCGATCCCCGTCAGGCGTGTCACGCGGCCGTCCGCCGCCGAGATGGCCACCCCGCGGTCGGCGATCCAGCGCACCGCGCCGTCGGGGCGCACAATCCGATACTCGCGGGTCTCCGCCCCGCGGGTGGCCGCGATGCGCGCCAGCCAGCCCTCGGCCGCCTCGCGGTCATCGGGGTGGATGCTGCGGGCCCACTCGTTATAATCGGCCAGCAACGCCGCCGCCGGGCGTCCCCAGATGGCTTCGTAGGCTGGGCTGGCGTAGACCATTCGCTGCGCCTCCCAGTCCAACAGCCAGAAAACCTCGCGCACATGCGCGGCCATTTCACGGAAGCGCTCCTCGCTCTGGCGCAGGGCGTCCTCGGCCTGACGGCGGTCCTCGATTTCCTGCCGCAGCTGGGCATTGATCCGGCGCAGCTCGCCGGTGCGCGCCCGGACCCGCGCCTCGAGGGTTTCCTGGGACTGCTGGAGGGCGTTTTCGGCCCGTTTGCGGGTGATTTCAACGGCCGCGAGATTGCCCAGCAGGAAAAGGGTATCCAACTGCGAAGCGTCAAAATCGGTCCGACGCCGGTTGAAACCATAGAGCACCCCGAGGTTCTGGTCGCCCATCTGGATCGGGACCCCCATGCCGGAGATCAGCCCCTCGGCGGCCACGGCGGCCCTCAGCTCGGGGTCAAGGCCTTCAAGCTCGGCATAATTCGGCACGATCCGGCCGCGGCGTGCCCTGGAGACCAGCCCGGCCAGCCCATGGCCGCAGGGGATGCAGAGTTCTTGCATGGGCGTGGAGCGGATTCCGGCGCTGACGTGCATGCAAAAAGCACCGCGGTCTTCATCGCGCAGGGCGATGAAGGCCGCCTCGACCCCCAACAGGCGCCGGCAGATGGCAACTAACTGTCTCAGGTTGTCATCCAGGCTGTGGTCGGCGGTCATGGCCACGGCCAGGTCGTAGAGCACCCGAAATTTCTGCAGCTCCCGGGCCAGGGGGGCTTCCACCCTGGGGTTGGCCGCGGTTTCGGGCTCGCCGCTTTGGATCTTGATTCCCATCCGCGCTCCCGTCGCTGGTGGGTCGCCGTGAAGAATTCGAACCGGGACTCGGGCCTGTGGGCAGCGGGTCCAAAAACGCCGCGCTATCCGGCCGAGATCAGCGCAACGCCGCAGATGGCCAAGGAGATCCCCGCCAACTGAACCCGTTGCGGCCGCTCGCGCAGGATCACGGCCGCCAGGCTGACCGTGACCGCCGGGTAGAGCGACCCCACCACCGAGACCACACTCAGCATGCCCTGGGTGGTGGCCAGACTGAAGGCGTATACCCCCAGGGCATCCAGTACCCCCACCCCCAGAATGGCCGGCAGGTGGCAACGCGCCGCACCCAGTGCCGGACGGGTCACCAGGACCACCGGCAGGAGGCACAGCCCCTCGGAGAGCCGCACCAGCAACGCGGCCCAGAGGGGGTCCGGACCGCTGGCGAGATCGATCAGGATAAAAAAGCTGCCGAAGGCCAGGGCCGCCCCCAGCGCCAACCCGGCGCCGGCGGCGATGCTGGCGCCAGCCGCGCCGGCCCCCTTTTCCCGCACGGCCATCACGGCACCGATCACGGCCGCCGCCATCCCGGTCAACTGCAACCCCGATGGGTCGTCGCCGCCATAAAGGCCCATCAGGACCGGCAGGGCCACCCCGGTTGCGCTGACCGCGGCGACCATCGCCATGGAACCGATCGCCATCCCGCGGAAAAGGCACAGCAGCCCCAAAACCCCCAC from the Desulfobacteraceae bacterium genome contains:
- a CDS encoding TRAP transporter small permease — its product is MEKALAKLIGWINRWLVLSAGVFLVGMILLTCANIGLRIAWLPLRGTFELMGFFGALVTALSLAYTQAQRGHIAVDVLINTFPPVVRRLLGLINSAACAGFFALVAWQLAEKAAVLRQTGELTETLRVPYYPFTYGVAAGCAMLAVVFLAELLKGLRPIRGDRR
- a CDS encoding TRAP transporter large permease; translation: MSLTWVGISGIGILMFILFFLGMPVGFAMAMVGFGGFCYVVSLKAGLNMVGAVFWTTFSQYGLTVIPLFIFMGQIAYYSGVNEKLYTAAYRWVGHIRGGLAMATVLACSAFSAICGSNAATAATMSTVALPEMRKYRYNPKLSTGAVACGSTLGVVIPPSVVLIVIGLSTEQSIARLFYGGIGAGIALTLFLLGTVFLMCRRHPDWGPVGPRFSRGERIAALSGALEMAVLFLLVMLGLYFGAFTPAEAGAAGSFFAVAISLGRGLLSWQGFSYAVKDTLRISCMVIAIVAGAVIFGRFLTVTRIPFEIAAWVVGLPVPKVTVIGIIFVIYIIGGAVMDALALLLITIPIFFPVATQLGYDPIWFAVTITVITTLGAVTPPVGATTYVVGAMAKDVPLEDVFKGTAYFLPAYVLCIVLLMLFPQIVTFLPRLIP
- a CDS encoding PAS domain S-box protein, coding for MGIKIQSGEPETAANPRVEAPLARELQKFRVLYDLAVAMTADHSLDDNLRQLVAICRRLLGVEAAFIALRDEDRGAFCMHVSAGIRSTPMQELCIPCGHGLAGLVSRARRGRIVPNYAELEGLDPELRAAVAAEGLISGMGVPIQMGDQNLGVLYGFNRRRTDFDASQLDTLFLLGNLAAVEITRKRAENALQQSQETLEARVRARTGELRRINAQLRQEIEDRRQAEDALRQSEERFREMAAHVREVFWLLDWEAQRMVYASPAYEAIWGRPAAALLADYNEWARSIHPDDREAAEGWLARIAATRGAETREYRIVRPDGAVRWIADRGVAISAADGRVTRLTGIAEDITARKQAEEELVKRQRFLESILFHAPDAIVTLDTQHRVLEWNPGAENLFGYTFQEAVGRNLDDLVARADVYPEAAAITRLVLTGGKFKPLETVRYAKDGRPIPVIAAGTPIMVKGELQGVVAVYTDISARKEAEIALRASEERLRAVYQTLPDPVTLTRLSDGTYSDVNQAFSQVTGFQREEVIGRTSLEIGIWQNPGDLKRMMAELRRSGQVLSTEIDFCAKDGRVLPGLVSGRPLVISDEPHLLLVTRDISELKAAFAEKERLEAQLKQAQKMEAIGTLAGGIAHDFNNLLMGVQGHTSLMMCDPEFPPRHRENLKGIDACILSAADLTRQLLGFARGGKYVVKPVDLNRLIAGCSRMFGRTHREINIQTNLQEAVWSVAGDRSQIEQVLLNLFVNAWQAMPAGGTLEVATENRDLAEDVARPLGLAAGRYVRIAVADTGEGIDPVIQPRIFDPFFTTKERGRGTGLGLASVYGIVQNHGGAVTVFSRRGEGAVFHVYLPATETAVTEAPPLPEELHQGSGTILLVDDEPVILEVVTAMVRKLGYGVLTAESGQAALALYRAHRDEVTLVILDMIMPGMNGGETYDHLKAIDPAVRVLLCSGYSIDGRASEILARGCNGFIQKPFDMGQLSEKIQAAVAE
- a CDS encoding DMT family transporter — encoded protein: MLALSLAFAACLGWGIGDFIGGLKSRVVPVLSVLALSCLSGLVLMAVLVAVRGMPPPADPVLFFAPAAGVVGVLGLLCLFRGMAIGSMAMVAAVSATGVALPVLMGLYGGDDPSGLQLTGMAAAVIGAVMAVREKGAGAAGASIAAGAGLALGAALAFGSFFILIDLASGPDPLWAALLVRLSEGLCLLPVVLVTRPALGAARCHLPAILGVGVLDALGVYAFSLATTQGMLSVVSVVGSLYPAVTVSLAAVILRERPQRVQLAGISLAICGVALISAG